The Vagococcus xieshaowenii genome includes a region encoding these proteins:
- a CDS encoding MobA/MobL family protein, translating into MELAEKSPNAQLCRELNVALPIELNNSDQRMLIEDFVKDNFVSEGMIADVAIHRDDENNPHAHIMLTMREVDSEGNILNKRKRIPKLDENGNQIFNEKGQRVTVFQLKQMIGIENLLFPKFVKIGLIKSINI; encoded by the coding sequence ATGGAATTAGCAGAAAAAAGTCCAAACGCTCAACTTTGTCGAGAATTAAATGTAGCATTGCCAATTGAATTAAATAATTCAGACCAAAGAATGTTGATTGAAGATTTTGTAAAAGATAACTTTGTCAGTGAAGGAATGATTGCAGACGTAGCCATTCATAGAGATGATGAAAACAATCCTCATGCTCATATCATGTTAACAATGAGAGAAGTAGATAGTGAAGGTAATATTCTAAATAAAAGAAAAAGAATACCTAAACTAGATGAAAATGGCAATCAGATTTTTAACGAAAAAGGGCAAAGAGTAACCGTTTTTCAATTAAAACAAATGATTGGGATAGAAAATCTCTTGTTTCCGAAATTCGTAAAGATTGGGCTGATAAAGTCAATCAATATTTAA